The sequence agaccaaatctaagaagtatcggtatcggtactcggtatcggcaagtacacaaataaaaataatcgtactcgtatcggtttgtaaaaaagtggtatcggtgcatccctaatatatatatatatatataatgatatatatacagtatatataaaatTCTAGATTGTACATGTTCATGATGAATTAGGTCAATCGTCTTCAAATATACGTATATAATAAAAttacattattatatatatatttatatgtataaaattgtatttatatatatatatatatacacacacagagacatatatatgtatgtgtgtgtgtgtgtgtgtgtgtgtgactgtttgtatgtgtgtgtgtgtgtctgcaatagGAACTGAACCacttgtttgcttgttagtcCCTAAATGAACTCAAAAGTAATCTGAGTTAAAGTTAATCCACTGTAAAGTGGATAAATAAATGACTAATGCTttcaaataacaaataaaaacaaagaacaGTAAAATAATTAACTTCCCACTTTTACCCACTAGCCTCTAATAGAAACCAAGCCTGTGGAAAAAGCTATGGTGGTTTAAAAGCCTGTTTCTCTGCTTTTATCcaattaaagtggcattatataggaattgctaatcgctaacgagatgctagcggctaaacctagcgatacctcttgaaatttgcttactttgacactatgacaaactagtgagtcaacaactttcctaacacagtcaaacatcaagcaagtgtaacacaagacaaagcaagacggcaaataagctacttactagttcggcagacagtagtaaccgggcggcttcaggcaaacctacataacccagtaatatgcctacggaccctggtatggcaatggcacggaggcgattctccatattaaacgtcattgtagcgccccaattttttttaagctgttattttaaggtaaaactgctaatcctaaccctaaccatgaagtacaattcctacataatgccactttaagttCAGTTCAAATCCATTTTCAGTTTTAGGTTTGGCCTTTAGAATCTTCAGCATTGCCTTTGTTGCTATGTAAGTAGTTAAAAAACACCAGGTCTTATTGTATTGAGGTATGTATACTTAGATAATAGTTAACTGATTAAATTCAAAACACCTCATGATTCTTACATGCCTCCAGGGTTATAGAACAAGATTTCATTCCAGCAGAAAATGTACTGTTGCAATCGATACTGAAAACCTGTTTCTGGGAGATGCACAGCAGGTGATTGCATGTCCAATTACACTTTATTTTAAGTACCCTTACTTTCCCTGTGCATATACTATACTCCACAATGTACAATGTTGCATACTAATAACTCAAATCCTAAGCATAACTTTAGTCGTAATTATCATAACTTCACTTTGAAGAAGCTCGCTGCCATTCATGCTATGTGATCTACTCAGTTATACCAGAAAGACCTGGAAATATGCTTTAAGAATCGATACTGAGCTCTGGTGAAACGACCGAGTGTTGGTGTAAGCTATTAGGCTACTGGGGATTGGGTAGGTCTCCAATCAGTACTGAGCTCTGGTGAAACGACCGAGTGTTGGTGTAAGCTATTAGGCTACTGGGGATTGGGTAGATCTCCAACACCAAGAGCGGCACCTCCCCTACAGGGAGCCCCTAGTCCTACACATGAGACCAAACAAAAGGTTCTGCAGAGAAAACTAATTTGGTCTGAGAGCACTGAGATTACTGAGATTAATTTAGCCATCAGACCTCAATTAGTattatagtagtagtagcagtagtagtagtagtagtagtagtagtagtagtagtagtaatagtagtagcagcagcagtactactagtagtagtagtagcagtagtagtagtagcagtagcagtagtagtagtagtagtagtagtagtagtagtagcagtagtagtagtagcagtagcagtagtagtagttgttttgtttgtacgtGAGTTCCTCAGTAACCAAACTAACTTGAAGAGAATGTTCTTTATATATATCACGTCCAGTATGCAACAGGcttacaacatgaaacatgcgACTTCATCAGTTAACATCTAGTATAGCTCTGCGCATGCGCCATCTAGCTGATGGTCATAGGCTTAACTGAACATAGCCAAATCATTATATGTTCATATCATTACATCTCCCTTTCTTAACATAAAAGTATACATTTATCAAGACAGCACTCATATCTAAACTAATGAGTACCTTAACTTTAACTGTCACTCTTAATACAATCCAGCTTAAACTCTGAACACTTAAATTCTGAAATAGAGATCATATTACTCATAACATTACTACTATACAAGGATTGTCTAAATCTGTTCAATCAGTCTCTCAGGTGGCTTCACATTCCTAGAGGGTCTTGTGACAGGTGGTTCCTGTACAGGAACTGGTGCTTCAGATGGtggcttctctgtgtgttgaAGTTGATCAGCAGTATCATCAGTCCTGTGATCTGCTTTAGCTGGTGCCATGATATCTCGGCGATTCCTTCTTAGCACAGCGCCATCTTCTGTCTGTATGTTATACGACCTTGGTTGAATTTCATTAAGGATGGTGGCTTTCTGTGTCCATGTATTACTTTTGTCTTTCAGTCTCACATGGTCACCAGTGTGCAGCTCAGGTAGgttctgtgttcctctgtcGTAATAGAACTTCTGCTTTGCTTTTTGTTGTTCCTTGTCTCTTtaccttctccccctcttttgaTTTCAGCAGACTTTCTCGAATGGGCAGGTTTGATTTCAGCCTACGTCCCATGAGGAGTTGCGCTGGTGACATACCACACTCAAGGGGTGTTGTGCGGTATACCAGTAAGCTCTGGTAAAAGTCTGTCCCATCATCCTTAGCTTTGTACAGTAGCCTTTCCCTTACACTATTATCCGGAATCCCGCACACGAGTCTGTCCTTTATCAGCGAGTCAGTTAGCCCTCCGAATTCGCACGTCTTACTTCGGTTCCTCAGTTCAGTCACATATTGATCAATTGTTTCTTCCGTTTTCTGAACACATGtgaaaaatctgtgtctctcaaACGTGACATTTGTTTTCGGAATACAGTAAGCCTCAAACTTTTCCAGTATTTTATCCAACTTCATCTTGTCTGCTTCCTCAGTGAACTGAAAGTTATTATACACTTCGAGTGCTTCCTCACCCACCACGTGTAAGAATACTGATGCTTTCGTTTTAGCATTCTTCTCGTCAGCACCAATTGCTGATAAATACAACTGAAACCTTTGCTTAAATCTTCTCCAATTCTCAGCCACATTACCTGTCAGCTGTAGATTGGGTGGCGGTTGTAACGCTTGCATATTCACTTCGTTTAGTCCTTTTCCTCCCTCGGAAAGCAGGCTAACGATGTCCTCTGGCAGAGTTGATGTTAATTCGCTCACTTGCTTCTCACTATGCTAGCATCCAGCCCGTGGCTCGTCGTGCTCAGCAAAGTTGTGCTCTCTCCCCAAGTCcaacttctgacaccatgttttgtttgtacgTGAGTTCTTCAGTAACCAAACTAACTTGAATAACTTTATATATATCACGTCCAGTATGCAACCTGcttacaacatgaaacatgcgACTTCATCAGTTATCATCTAGTATAGCTCTGCGCATGCGCCATCTAGCTGATGGTCATAGGCTTAACTGAACATAGCCAAATCATTATATGTTCATATCAttacagtagtagtagcagtagtagtagtagtagtagcagtagtagtactagtagtagcagtagtagtagtagtagtagtagtagtagtagtagtagtagtagaagtagtagtagtagtagcagtaatagtagtagtagtagcagtagtagtagtagtagcagtagaagtagtagcaatagcagtagtagtagtagcagtagaagtagtagcaatagcagtagtagtagcagtagcagtagcagtagcaggaggagaaggaggaggaggaggtgggataTTTTCTGTACTTTTAAATGACTGATAGTTGCTTTCTGACAAGTGCTTGCTTTAGGGGCTCAGAGGAAGAGTATCATGAAACCAAATGCAGTTCACAGACCTGGCTATGTTCTTGCATAGCAGGGGACAGCTATTTCAGGCCCGGCAATTCTTCCTCTGCAGGCAGGGATTGATCTGATATACCACAGGTGCCACTGCTTGAGTCATCGGGAACGACACCTCCTTATTCCTGCTGACTTTTGCCCACACAAGCAGCGTGAGGCTAATGCTGCATCTTTTTCCCAAATGAAGTTATATCGGCAATGAGATATCGCCTCCTTAACCCTTAATCATGTGTATGGAAATGACTGATAAATATGGAAAAAACATGTCACCATTAAATGATTCATGCGTTCTTTTGTTCTGCATTAATTGAACAGGCAGGTTAGCTATCACAAGCCCTTACTTTAACCTTAAAGAGAATCATACAACAGTCTGAGGTAATGGTAAAAAGTGCTGCAAACAGGATCAACAATTCTGCCTGTATATTTTGTGATCTAGGTTTTAATAAGTTGCATGTGTACATTTCTTTCATACTTTGGATCTTTACTCGTCTGCGAAATACTTACAGTAAACTATAACCACTACAACTATCTGGCAAAGTGTAATAGAGATGCTTACGTTGATTATATGCCCCCAACACCTTTTCTGGATGTTCCTGATGTTCCTGCAGGCCTGGCCTTTATGTCTGACAGCCACACTGACACTGTCTAAGGTGCTGTAGAATGTACCTCTTAGGCTGCCATAGAATTGCATAGTGCATTTGAAAATCACATAAAGAAGGCTATGTGATTGCATACACCCTATCAGTCAAAGTCAAGGTTGCCAGTATACTTCTTCAACCCTTTAATATTCCTCAACAAAAGGGCAAAATGCATGTTACATAATTGTTacataacagaaaaaaatgtaaatgaatactATATGCACTTTAATAACTATTGATTACCCATAATTTTAATATTATTATGGCTTTAAGTCTTGTTCAGCCATTGTATTCCTAGTGTTTCCTACTGTGAATTTGAGAACAGAATCACCACAGTAGCTTTTGCCTCTCCTGCCATCACTTATCATACATTTAATTAAGGTGATTTAACTTTAAAAGGCAGCAGACATTTACCAAACAATTAGGGTAAAACAAGTCATTAGTTGAATGAGAAAGATGAGTCGGCACAAATTGAGTTGATTGGTCCTGTTACTTTCCCAGGAGACTCTCCACTTGCATACGCCACTCTTTGGGTGAGGAGCATAACCTCCATACATCAAAGCTAGGGATTTATTCTTGGCACTTCCTGTAGATACACCATCATCTCCATGTTGAATCTGATGGGTGATTGCTGATCAAAATAACCAAAGTCTTCATTTGGGTTATTGGATGTTTTCAAGCGTACCAGTGAATTCCGAATATGTTGGATTTTAAACCCAGACCTGCTGCGAATATTATTGCACAGAGCGCCGCGTGAGCACCACAGTTGTGTGataaatgaaatcaaataagATGAAACCGTAAACACAATAGATCTCTTAGCTACACTGCTTTTTGCATTCCCTGTTGGAACGCTGCCTGTGGGCCCGAAATTATAACTTTACAGAGTCTCCTGGGCTCTGGGAAGAAACAAATAAAGGCGGTGAAGCCTGTTTAAATATTCATGAATAGTACTGTACAGCTGCTCTGACATCTTTACTCCAGATTTTATTATAGCTCCTTAAATAATGCAGAGGGCTCAACTGTAACAAATTGGAAATCCAGGCGTccattcttaaatattttgaatgTGCTGTAATCATCATTGTAAGTCGTTCCTGATGTTCCTGCAAAATATGTAGAGGGTTTCACGTCCATAAGAATAAATAGTTATATTTTCATCATGTGCTCTTTGGTACAAATGACATTGCTCTCAGTAGGACAACAATTTTGTGTCCATACAGCTACATGCTATCAATGCGAAGTGGGGTATTTACCATTTGGACTGCCTTTGTCCAACATAACTGGTTTCCAAGAAGCCACCAAGCCCCCAGGAAACCTCCACTCAGTGTAATCACAATGGAAATATGAGAAATCCATCAGAACAATAGCAATAgagctaccacacacacacacacacacacacacaagtgtgaacACACTGACGATTGGGTAAATATGCCTTGACAAGGTAAATGATTATACCCATTTGAAATATCCAAAAGATTTTCCAACAAAACATTGTGGACCTTATAACTGCTACGGTTTAGTGTGCTCAACAAAGTAAACATCCTCCACTCCAGCGGGCCCttgccctccacacacatccaggtTCGGTTATCAGTGTGCCATTGGCAATTCATGCAGTGTCATGAATAGGCTCGTGACAGGATAGAAAAGCCATCAATACACCAGAGTGACTCTGAGAGAAGTGGCTTCTCTTCACACCACCAACCTTTTTCCAAAGATCCATCTTTTTTTTCGGATGGCTCAGTGGGCGTAACTGGCAGGCTGTGCCAGCAGGTGGTGAGAAAGGCCTCCATCTGCACAGATTAGTACCCGACTACAACATGGCAGACAAGGAGAAGTATTCCTGCAGATCATAACTTCACAGACCGAAGGCAAAACCAGCATCAAGGTCATTGATTTTAGAACAAGCCCAGAGAAAATGCGTCTGTGTCACAGATTAAGATAAGGGTAAATAATTAAACTTACTTattaatttaaataataaaGTGTCACAAACAACTGGATGGAGGACAACAAACACTGTCTCCCCTGTTCCCCATATCGACTACATGGCTGAAGTAGTCTCCAGTCAGGCAGCTGCAGAAAAAAGAGCTTCCAGTTCATTAACTCAAATGGGTCCTTGGACAATGGGGCATCCTGGTTAAAAATGCACTAGGCAGGCATTCAAATGTTTCTCCAGGTTTATAATTGAACCCATAAATCACCAAAAGACACAGCAACAAACCCTACCTTAAATCCAGCAtgaatttttacatttttgtgctTTCGTTTGTGTGGCCATGGTGTTATGAAAGAATGGAATTGGGCTGAATTGATTGGATGGCATTTTCCCCATGAGTGTTGCCCGATGCATTGTAATAGATGTCAAACACAAGTGTGAGATATAGATCTGGGATCCAATAGGGGAGGGCCATTCATTTTAAGGTAACGGCACTCTCAGTCATGACATGCTACAGTTTCAAGTGCTTTAGTCGGGGGGGGTGAAATTGGTCCTGTGGAGGAAGCCAGAGGAGTGTGAGGAGGGCCGGCTTGGGGGAAGGTTTGAATTGATTGAGGTGATGATCCAAACTCTGTGGATGAGGGCGCTACTGTTCTGTCACCGCCACTCCAAATCACAGCGATTCAATCCACAACCATAAAAAGAAAGAGCGCAAAATCCTGAGCAATTTGCTTTGCCGCCATGCAGGATCGGCCGTTTGTCTTCAGAAAGCACAGTCATGAATCGATACGTAAACTGAGCTTCTTTGTGACATGAAAGGAAACCACACGTGGATATCGTTATCAAAAAGATTAAAATACAAATTCTAAAATGAGATTAACTAACATTGGGGTAAGCGAAACCAGTAGAAACCCAAAATGAGATGTAATCAGGATTGTGTCCTGTAACGCACAGAGAAAAGCAAAGTTCCTAGGCATGGGGGAAGACTAAACATCAGGCAGGTAACCTTTTATACACCAGAGCCCCAGCAGACCAATCAAATGAAACAGCTGCCTAATAGTTCCACCCTGCAAGAGAACCAGGAAAACAGGAAGGAGACAGGAAATAaatcaggtgcttgcactgccgcctcacagcaagaaggtcctgggttcgattcccgcatggggcgctgttggtactggggcatgttctccccaggccttcagtgctcaggtgtgCTATCTCCcgtgcctttctgtgtggagtttgcatgttctccctgtgttcacaaggggtttcctccacagaaaaacatgacactggactgtccttcctccggGGCAGCCTTTATGCGCCCGgagaccaagtcaagtgatccatccgtcttggtcagggacagagttctgttcttctgcatgtttttctggatgggaaaatgcagaggaaaaattcACTGTGACCacttcggcgtgtgtgtgtgtgtgccaagtaAAACTGACTTTGTCTAAAAGAATTACATTTTTCTCTCAAATTGGAGATTAATAGCAGTCGCTGAAAAATGCAATGGTGAATTATCTCCTTGACTCCCCACGTGTTCAGAAACCGAAAATGACTTTGGGTTCAAAGATCTTGGCTGTGGGACAAGAGTGAGCCATGCACCAGAAGGTGATGGTGTGATGGGATTCAGTGTGGGCTCCTGTGGTGTCTGCTCACACCATTCTCACATGAGatagtgtatgtctgtgagtgagtgagtgtgtgtctgtgtgtctgcaataCTCATGCGGAACTGAACAacttgtttgcttgttagtcCCAAAATGAACTCAAAAGTAATCTGTGTAATAATAAATCCACTGTAAAGGGGATAAATACATGACTAATGCTttcaaataacaaataaaaacaaagaacaGTAAAATAATGAACTATCCGCTTTTACCCGCTAGCCTCTAATAGAAATCAAGCCTGTGGAAATGAATTGCTTAAACTTTTTGTACTTCTTAAATGCGGTAGATTAGCAGGGGCCACAAAACCTAAAATGGTCTGCAAATTAACCTTAAGGGCTTCATTAAAGCAAATGGAAGCGGACATCCCTGATTGATGGCGTGCTTTTTTATATTCCATTATGATATAATGCAGTTGATTGCTAGTTGCCACTTCACTGGCTTCTTTTTGGGCTATTGATAATTTATCAGGCACTAAAGGTAATTTGGGGCATACAGTTTTAGCGAAGGGCATGTTGTCTTGTATTTTTATTAAAACGTGGTGATGAGAGTTCGCCTTACGAAGCCAGCTGATGTGAGTACAGGCTTGACTGGAAGCCACGTTTGAAACGGAGTACCTGACTACAGTGACCTGTCGCTCAGCGGGAAATGAAGCTCCGACCCCTACGGATTGAGGTAAACAGCGGGGCATTCCAATCTGTCCTGGTGTAATCAGGCTCATGTAGACAGCACGGAACATGTTGCTGCGTAATTGCGTGGGATGCCCTGTTCATTTGGAACGGCAAAGAGGCTCTCAAAGCGGAATAGTCTTCTTCCTGTCTGCTTAATTAATATGCTACCCATTATGATAAATACGTTTATTCCTGGCCCGTACGGTGGTTGCGTGGTAAGGACTAACAAAACCTACGACTTGCGCTTACATGACATGGTGTACAAGTGCTTCTCAGCGTGTCCCTTGTGTGCTGAGTTATGTTGACACAAAGAAGACAAATTGCTCGAATAAGAATCCCAATCTTCAGTCACATAATTGAGTCCCCCACCTGTTGCCATGTCTTATGACAGATTAATTTGACAACAGCTGGGAACGGGTCATATGGAACTAAGGAATCGTAGCCTACATGAGTCTATTTGTTGTTCCCCAACATGACAATAAAACGTTATTTAAATCACCTAGAGCTTTCCATGTGCGACTGAGAACCAATTAATGATTCAAGGGGAGGTCTGACGGAGTCCCTGTTGCCTGTATAAAAATGCCAGCACTTCCTATCGTTGAGTCAGTGTGGGTCTTAGAACTGAGGTTCAGTCAGAAAACTTTGGTTACCACGATTGCTTTATATTTCAGGGGATCTAAAAATTTGAATATCTTAATTATAATACAGAATAgtcttgaacttgaacttgaatagTCATGGTGAATATGGAATTAGTCAAATTTGCTATTTTGACAGTCATTCTATACGCCCAAGTCTACGGGTCATTTGGGTCTCCGAGCGATGATCGGGATATCTGGTCCGTGGAAAACTGGCAGGTAAGCTAATATATGAGCTCCTACCTCCTGGTGATACGttaagtgtgtttttttaataagTAAAGATTTAGTATAGTTATTCTTCGTCTTTGGCTAAAATAAGCGCATAGCCCCCCGGACCAACAGTtataaaagaatgcagctcTAATTCAGTTGTCGACGGAGATGACTGTTTTTAAACATAACTTTGTAATAACcccatgattttttttgtttaaatgaataatttcagCATCAGGACCCGTCGGATAGTGGTATTGCCATTCGCTTTGTTGATCTCATGAAAAGGTCGAAATCACAGCAGTTCCATGGGTTAATGGGCAGAAGTTCTGGTAAATAAAAAGTAAACCTCATTCAAAATCACTTGACAATTATATGATGCTGCTGCAAACATGTCACGGTTTTCTTTTTGTCGCACTATTTTTAGGCGTTACTCAACCTGTACGTCTTGGTCGGAAAAGTAAGTAGTCTGAGGTCTTCACTCTCAAGGCGAGGtgatatatgcatgtatgttgtTAACTGCAAATGTATGTGTAAACAGGGAATAAAGGCGGCGAGATGTTTGTCGGACTCATGGGCAGAAGGTCTTCTAGTGGAGGTATTTCATTTAATGAATTGTAATGAATTGTTGGTTGGATATGTTTTTCCTATTGCCTTTCAGGATCTTGAGCAGATGTGTAACTTGATGTATGATCtaattgtttctgtttctgttttataTTTGATTTGGTTGGTCAAcgttaaatgtgctttataaatacatttgacttcaCTTGACtttgtctatgtatgtattCGCCCATAGAACTCCAGGAAGAATGGAACAAATCTCAGACATACTACTAGAGATCCAAAGGACCTCCACTACCTGAAGCTATAAGAGTTCATTGCTTTTCACTCAAACATGTATAATCAGGCCAGTGCAAGCCTGGTAGCCTGTTATAAATGAGTAAAGTGTCTGTTTAACATGAAAGCCAACCAATATCTAATAGTGTCTCGTGGGTAGAAGCCACatgttttgtgtaaaaaaaaacatccctgaGATCTAGGTGATGTCCATTTTGTAAAATTGGGATTTTCTATGTGGACTAATTGATCAGGATTGCCATCAAGAAGTGAACGTGTCATCAAGAGATTAGTTGTAAGTTGTACTGATGATGTGCAGTGAAGGATGGCTTGATCTACATTAAAACCTGATAGTAATAATCTGACTTTACAAGCAAGGCTTCTGTGGACGTATTTAGTTTTAGTTCGTTTGTTTATGTTGgtaaaatgttttctttttgggATGTTGTTTACGGACACTTTTTCACAATTTTTCCACTTTTTCCAGCATCACTGTTGTACTACAAATTGTGTTGATATTATCAACAGACTGAATACTGTTGTTCCACCAAAAATAAAAGCATTATTTTGTTCTCCAGAACCATAACAAGTTCTTCATTTCTGGGTAGATGTTTTACCTATTCAGGGTAGATAGGGACCAAATAAATCATCTGTAAGATGAGAACAGTCCTGAATGTAGGACTTCCAGACTTGAAACAAAACAGAGTAGTCACTGTTATTTATCACAAAGAGTAAAACTTGATGTTTGACGTAGTGGGTTGATAGTAATAATGTGGGACATTTGAAATGTAGCATTTAGCATAGCTTCAAGAGATACCTCAAAGCTATTGCATTACAATGTTATatttttgtgaaaacatgaatACAATTAATGTATCATACATGCAGGGTAAAATAGTTTGTGCCCATATTGTAGGGTCATAATTGTGGCAGAGGTTAGACCTCATGATTTGTGTTAATCTTTCCAAACTGGTCCCTGATCTGTTAATGCCCCTGTCTACTTCACTGACTAGACATCTATGTGTAATTTGAGGATGATTCACTGGACAATTATGCCAATTTTACATCTATTTCAAGGGACATTTCAATAGATCTTCATGTCTGTGTAAAAGCTGGAGAACCTAGtattaaaagcacaaaacacaaatgaaaagTGCTCAGAAAATAGGACAAAGTAAAGCGAAAGACAGAAGTGAGTGTCCTTGCATCTGGGATACAAGTTATCATGAGTTCTCAAACCAAGAATATATTCTTCAGCCTGACAGCTTAACGTCTACTCAAATCCGACTATccagtcatccaatcacacgaACACTTCAAATCTGAAGTACCGTCAATCAAGCTCTTCTATCATGGAACTAAAGGACTGAAATGCCATGATCAATTTAGACCTCTGGGAGGTCCAAAGAGTTCATCTGCAGAGTAGAAGTCCTCA is a genomic window of Clupea harengus chromosome 1, Ch_v2.0.2, whole genome shotgun sequence containing:
- the tac4 gene encoding tachykinin-4; amino-acid sequence: MVNMELVKFAILTVILYAQVYGSFGSPSDDRDIWSVENWQHQDPSDSGIAIRFVDLMKRSKSQQFHGLMGRSSGVTQPVRLGRKRNKGGEMFVGLMGRRSSSGELQEEWNKSQTYY